In Diachasmimorpha longicaudata isolate KC_UGA_2023 chromosome 4, iyDiaLong2, whole genome shotgun sequence, a single genomic region encodes these proteins:
- the LOC135161358 gene encoding replication factor C subunit 5: MSEQRSNLPWVEKYRPATLDDLISHEDIIKTINKFIDEDQLPHLLLYGPPGTGKTSTILACARKLYTPAQFQSMVLELNASDDRGIGIVRGQILSFASTGTMYRSGFKLIILDEADAMTNDAQNALRRIMEKYTDNVRFCIICNYLSKIIPALQSRCTKFRFGPLSSDQIMPRLEHVIEKENLTVSEDGKHALMTLSGGDMRKVLNVLQSTWLAYGSVTEENVYNCVGHPLPSDIKNIMNWLLNESYTSAYNKIQDLKIRKGLALQDILTELHVFLNLIEFPDDIMIDLVIKVGAIEKHTVAGTSESVQLNSLVAAFQTARDIEVK; the protein is encoded by the exons ATGTCTGAGCAAAGATCCAATTTACCGTG GGTGGAGAAATACCGGCCCGCCACTCTTGATgatttgatatcgcacgaggaTATCATAAAGACAA TTAACAAATTCATCGATGAGGATCAATTGCCACATCTACTTCTGTATGGACCACCAGGTACAGGAAAAACCAGTACTATTCTTGCCTGTGCCAGGAAACTCTACACTCCAGCTCAGTTTCAGTCAATG GTCCTGGAGTTGAATGCTTCAGACGACAGAGGAATTGGCATTGTCAGGGGTCAGATCCTGAGTTTTGCGAGCACGGGAACTATGTACAGATCAGGATTCAAGTTAATTATATTGGATGAGGCTGACGCCATGACCAACGATGCTCAAAACGCGCTGAGGAGAA TCATGGAAAAATACACAGATAACGTGAGATTCTGCATAATCTGCAACTACCTCAGTAAAATCATTCCCGCACTCCAGTCGAGGTGTACAAAATTCAGATTCGGTCCACTGTCGTCTGATCAGATAATGCCGAGGCTCGAGCATGTAATCGAGAAAGAAAA tcTGACAGTGAGCGAAGATGGAAAACACGCTTTGATGACCCTCAGCGGTGGTGACATGCGAAAAGTCCTGAATGTACTTCAAAGTACCTGGCTAGCTTACGGTTCAGTGACCGAGGAAAATGTCTATAATTGCGTGGGCCATCCCCTCCCCAGCGACATAAAAAACATAATGAACTGGCTGCTTAACGAGTCTTACACGTCAGCATATAATA AAATTCAAGATCTGAAGATAAGGAAGGGTCTGGCCCTCCAGGATATTCTGACGGAGCTCCACGTTTTCCTGAAtctaa TTGAATTCCCCGACGACATCATGATTGACCTTGTGATCAAGGTGGGGGCCATTGAGAAACACACTGTAGCTGGAACCAGTGAGTCAGTCCAACTGAATTCCCTCGTAGCTGCCTTTCAGACCGCCCGAGACATCGAAGTGaagtga
- the LOC135161355 gene encoding bifunctional peptidase and arginyl-hydroxylase JMJD5 isoform X2 — translation MNITLLRLEACLDRTWEALNTGHWKDVEMRHRYCYTICSVLKCIVLEMSCQDVEDRVKIDTTTKIIEQIDKGLLLGAPLDDIPHLLTKIASRVNEKIGSTGASKNPDIMQCDSTNIPKNLLPGLDWIRRYKSPSMETFYRDIFSKKVPAVLEGCLDHWRALTHWKDPKYLIKMAGTRTVPIEIGSKYTEEDWCQHLITLSDFIKSHVTKDNTKVGYLAQHQLFEQIPELKEDFSIPDYCSFSDNSEDILPDVNAWFGPRGTISPLHYDPKNNLLCQVFGCKRVILYHPNDTKNLYPYDTRLLCNTSQVDPTNPDYDNFPNFRNSQGTMCYLNEGEMLFIPPGWWHHVVSLTPCFSISFWW, via the exons ATGAACATAACGTTGTTGAGACTAGAGGCCTGTCTGGACAGAACTTGGGAAGCATTAAACACTGGACATTGGAAAGATGTGGAAATGCGACATAGGTATTGCTACACAATCTGTAGTGTACTGAAG TGTATAGTATTAGAAATGAGTTGCCAAGACGTCGAAGATCGGGTTAAAATCGATACAACaacgaaaattattgaacaaatCGACAAGGGATTGCTGCTGGGGGCTCCACTCGATGATATCCCCCATTTGCTGACTAAAATCGCCTCTAGAgtcaacgaaaaaattggCT CAACTGGTGCATCCAAAAATCCTGATATTATGCAATGTGACTCGACGAATATTCCCAAAAACCTTTTGCCAGGATTGGACTGGATTCGACGATACAAATCTCCATCGATGGAGACGTTTTATCGcgacattttctcgaagaaagtCCCGGCAGTTTTGGAAG GATGCCTAGACCATTGGCGAGCTCTGACCCATTGGAAGGATCCCAAATACCTCATAAAAATGGCTGGAACCCGTACAGTTCCCATAGAGATAGGGTCAAAATATACCGAAGAAGATTGGTGTCAACATCTCATAACTCTCTCAGACTTTATCAAATCACACGTTACAAAAGATAATACTAAAGTTGGATATTTAGCGCAGCATCAGCTCTTTGAACAA ATTCCAGAACTGAAAGAGGACTTTTCAATTCCCGACTACTGCAGCTTCTCCGATAATTCTGAAGACATTCTGCCAGACGTTAACGCGTGGTTTGGACCCAGAGGAACAATTTCTCCTCTTCATTACGATCCAAAAAATAATCTTCTGTGTCAG GTTTTTGGATGTAAACGAGTGATACTTTATCATCCAAATGatacaaaaaatttatatccaTACGATACGAGGTTGTTATGCAATACATCACAAGTGGATCCAACAAATCCTGATTATGATAATTTCCCTAATTTTAGAAATTCGCAAGGAACAATGTGTTATCTTAACGAAGGAGAAATGCTATTCATTCCCCCAGGCTGGTGGCATCATGTTGTCAGCCTGACTCCATGCTTTTCCATAAGTTTTTGGTGGTAA
- the LOC135161355 gene encoding lysine-specific demethylase 8 isoform X1: MAEGIAPLTGDVSWDVLIKNCEDHLPNEIRVHLVPVCRALKKVIGSNEKLSPESMNITLLRLEACLDRTWEALNTGHWKDVEMRHRYCYTICSVLKCIVLEMSCQDVEDRVKIDTTTKIIEQIDKGLLLGAPLDDIPHLLTKIASRVNEKIGSTGASKNPDIMQCDSTNIPKNLLPGLDWIRRYKSPSMETFYRDIFSKKVPAVLEGCLDHWRALTHWKDPKYLIKMAGTRTVPIEIGSKYTEEDWCQHLITLSDFIKSHVTKDNTKVGYLAQHQLFEQIPELKEDFSIPDYCSFSDNSEDILPDVNAWFGPRGTISPLHYDPKNNLLCQVFGCKRVILYHPNDTKNLYPYDTRLLCNTSQVDPTNPDYDNFPNFRNSQGTMCYLNEGEMLFIPPGWWHHVVSLTPCFSISFWW, from the exons ATGGCGGAGGGGATAGCTCCGTTGACTGGAGATGTTAGTTGGGATGTTTTGATAAAAAACTGCGAGGATCATCTTCCCAATGAAATTAGGGTCCACCTGGTGCCTGTTTGCAGAGCACTCAAGAAGGTTATCGGATCCAATGA GAAACTTTCACCAGAATCGATGAACATAACGTTGTTGAGACTAGAGGCCTGTCTGGACAGAACTTGGGAAGCATTAAACACTGGACATTGGAAAGATGTGGAAATGCGACATAGGTATTGCTACACAATCTGTAGTGTACTGAAG TGTATAGTATTAGAAATGAGTTGCCAAGACGTCGAAGATCGGGTTAAAATCGATACAACaacgaaaattattgaacaaatCGACAAGGGATTGCTGCTGGGGGCTCCACTCGATGATATCCCCCATTTGCTGACTAAAATCGCCTCTAGAgtcaacgaaaaaattggCT CAACTGGTGCATCCAAAAATCCTGATATTATGCAATGTGACTCGACGAATATTCCCAAAAACCTTTTGCCAGGATTGGACTGGATTCGACGATACAAATCTCCATCGATGGAGACGTTTTATCGcgacattttctcgaagaaagtCCCGGCAGTTTTGGAAG GATGCCTAGACCATTGGCGAGCTCTGACCCATTGGAAGGATCCCAAATACCTCATAAAAATGGCTGGAACCCGTACAGTTCCCATAGAGATAGGGTCAAAATATACCGAAGAAGATTGGTGTCAACATCTCATAACTCTCTCAGACTTTATCAAATCACACGTTACAAAAGATAATACTAAAGTTGGATATTTAGCGCAGCATCAGCTCTTTGAACAA ATTCCAGAACTGAAAGAGGACTTTTCAATTCCCGACTACTGCAGCTTCTCCGATAATTCTGAAGACATTCTGCCAGACGTTAACGCGTGGTTTGGACCCAGAGGAACAATTTCTCCTCTTCATTACGATCCAAAAAATAATCTTCTGTGTCAG GTTTTTGGATGTAAACGAGTGATACTTTATCATCCAAATGatacaaaaaatttatatccaTACGATACGAGGTTGTTATGCAATACATCACAAGTGGATCCAACAAATCCTGATTATGATAATTTCCCTAATTTTAGAAATTCGCAAGGAACAATGTGTTATCTTAACGAAGGAGAAATGCTATTCATTCCCCCAGGCTGGTGGCATCATGTTGTCAGCCTGACTCCATGCTTTTCCATAAGTTTTTGGTGGTAA
- the LOC135161362 gene encoding transmembrane protein 17B-like: MWKTRVIIASDRIFPGLIYHDREKQFYDAGNIIKSSLPLQMALYFNLWLFPVWFFIIFLGIDAKYYYLSSLYKFITVTLYVTISTLECIRLWFGYLGNLVEKIPELASFWLLSTLLQFPLMMFMFWDENMQLFFIERLATGLMIVLVIAEIISGTIALKNIAEHHSKRFYMSQLCGIDNKY; the protein is encoded by the exons ATGTGGAAGACCCGAGTTATCATTGCTTCTGATAGAATTTTTCCAGGCCTTATTTATCATGACCGGGAAAAACAGTTTTACGACGCTG GGAACATCATCAAGTCCAGTCTGCCTCTACAAATGGCTCTGTACTTCAATCTCTGGCTCTTTCCAGTTtggtttttcattattttcttagGAATAGACGCAAAG TACTATTATTTGAGTAgtctttataaatttattactgTGACATTATACGTCACAATTTCTACATTGGAATGCATCAGACTGTGGTTTGGGTATCTAGGGAACTTAGTTGAGaag atTCCTGAATTAGCCAGTTTTTGGCTACTCTCGACTCTCCTCCAATTTCCCCTGATGATGTTCATGTTCTGGGATGAGAAtatgcaattatttttcatcgagaGGCTGGCCACTGGCCTGATGATTGTCCTGGTGATTGCTGAGATAATAAGTGGTACGATAGCCCTCAAGAATATCGCGGAGCATCACTCCAAGAGATTTTATATGTCTCAACTGTGTGGCATTGACAACAAATACTGA
- the LOC135161349 gene encoding uncharacterized protein LOC135161349 has protein sequence MATEKFEFDTTAMHALNANLKDRIDQKTATSLRQKSLSPERGLLVCAAEEFEAGNYRAAASHYEAYLSTRQEHPVYTNKHFRLDVLAQYLFCKCLLQSNQLTELKKIRSILEDLESSVGNVYPMIYLGLVQFYIKTFNFDEANRMATKGLSVAEKSDAPWYTLPASMTVIPESKIPELRKELVSLMQECSAWHKPDTKCFMTICRSTSENHIHGRNIFLDAPGYNGMVTLTCNNTKYPCKIHFHTACWKAKKDEASSVAKISDKDIFNWKCFTPDCGTTEHPSHIIKITIHKEDGSVKEIEAPADKSQRHVPQTALASKGATRKQKQLIKATSRSSKVKGLSTERQIAVPGKRRGKPCVMNLCPVVPRIAKASESLMTSTDDPIGPKVMEMISLRELNFYVDPDNDWRPSRAYYGNEHMRSTIDTSYGPDFLGDDDHRNSVKDFLFSYFLSYIKNSGPIKNEELIREWRSLAEYSDLKLIVNDFNGITDVRNFLLQSLKFVAVGNYICIPALLPGAYALAGEETELRVMEMMEKKTIDLSSGHLKRRKNMEVKKKAESCNQGVIKTETVEGGDDPVENDKLLVNVDDCLHEMMEETDEDDCSIAAESVNSSDGNMSFQTPVKRMKIEEVEENVGFEATKDLEEMKGEPVKEEDENESDEMVKRMDDSDKEEMSEQISGGVQGSSKMPEVITKLQTDEVKEGKNVETTDQEEDKEVHERCIVEAESEGTLDDQDDLPWDGKPQVSIKDADTRNKHTNCRCEKLSDQEARMKYLEEKVQWYEAELRRCDAKLRMNADEQLDSNEKLQMTEEKLHETGDKLQKSYGELETMKMKLKETEDMLMSTRDNVDSIQKDLKIKQEMHTEMMRQMSKKVQDYEFNYNLNLITCKIDIIQSQYATIAKLNHFVYQITNNYLNVQWTEWSDLLAKLERMRSDLENEHRNLTTSMKSNSSSEEEELAFRTYMNSINLPPLPQRNIHDFMELAGKMLTNHYQQLTINYGRAVGPGFTAGSPLFPVWYQTPPRFPPQSPLLPHIAQVPLPGYTAPPYMGPIFPRDATTYGGTPLIMTDAIPNQSATPPLAQMFNDHRKNTKVTTGNLESVSSDDNSKKRDESRSENADGPEAEAVDVKEQLNGHHMTGTQDVKPQMVPSFPVATATTKEPPKINFPTAPQPMINTPQLISKAPVQDHVQTSALKPQEPFSASVSASAVKSPEEMKSVLVMPSVPSTSSQPPASTFNVALRVPVEIDRAVPTRPMKPEDSASKFISSVVLASSSPVKKTSQADAVYKQMQPLSPVPKVRVSQSMPVAPSVKERLKRLDLQAAKVSPAPALHQPLTKAKLSDPSLPPLHPLSIHQTEVSTNDVPVNGATVVMKRKMQSKDKLLQILRNKHPGVLEYDLLWSIEIVRQKHNHSLTGLPMVQIIAEADKLIHSRQKLQLLSYTSSNKTTYVKNQGIYVTVHPERLRNDSTSSTPSVSSFHREPVAKKNPWGQPQNVSWTKEFPEVDCVICWETLTSEGTKPMYTLKCQHTFHKTCLITWFKQNRSCPTCRIHSTIDDDFPPLP, from the exons ATG GCAAccgaaaaatttgaattcgaCACCACGGCAATGCACGCGTTAAACGCAAATCTAAAGGATCGAATCGATCAAAAAACCGCGACATCCCTACGTCAAAAATCTCTGTCCCCTGAGAGGGGGCTCCTCGTCTGTGCAGCCGAGGAATTCGAGGCCGGAAATTACCGAGCAGCAGCAAGTCACTACGAAGCCTACCTCAGTACTAGACAGGAACATCCCGTGTACACCAACAAGCACTTCCGTCTGGACGTACTCGCCCAGTACCTGTTCTGCAAGTGCTTGCTGCAGTCCAACCAACTCACAGAACTGAAGAAGATTCGATCAATCCTGGAAGACCTAGAGTCCTCAGTCGGTAATGTCTACCCTATGATTTACCTGGGTCTCGTTCAATTCTACATTAAAACCTTCAACTTTGACGAGGCCAATCGAATGGCTACGAAAGGACTTTCCGTCGCTGAAAAATCCGACGCTCCCTGGTACACTCTCCCCGCATCGATGACTGTCATCCCCGAGAGTAAAATACCGGAACTGAGAAAAGAACTGGTCAGCCTCATGCAGGAGTGTTCAGCCTGGCATAAACCAGACACCAAATGCTTCATGACAATCTGCAGATCAACATCGGAGAATCACATCCACGGACGAAACATATTCCTGGATGCTCCAGGTTATAACGGAATGGTCACACTCACTTGCAACAATACAAAGTATCCCTGCAAAATTCACTTCCACACCGCCTGCTGGAAGGCCAAGAAGGACGAAGCGTCGTCAGTGGCCAAGATCTCGGACAAAGACATCTTCAATTGGAAGTGTTTTACGCCGGACTGCGGCACCACGGAGCACCCTAGTCACATAATAAAGATAACAATTCATAAAGAGGATGGAAGTGTGAAGGAGATCGAAGCCCCAGCTGACAAGTCCCAACGACACGTGCCACAGACAGCTTTAGCATCGAAGGGAGCGACTCGCAAGCAAAAGCAACTGATCAAGGCAACATCCAGAAGTTCCAAGGTCAAGGGTCTGTCCACTGAGAGGCAGATAGCGGTGCCTGGTAAACGTCGAGGCAAACCTTGTGTTATGAATTTATGTCCTGTTGTACCGAGAATAGCGAAAGCTAGTGAGTCCCTGATGACGTCCACAGACGATCCCATCGGTCCGAAAGTCATGGAGATGATATCCCTGAGGGAATTGAACTTTTATGTAGATCCGGATAACGATTGGAGACCCAGTAGGGCTTATTATGGTAACGAACACATGAGGAGTACAATTGACACGAGTTATGGGCCAGATTTTTTGGGAGACGATGATCACAGGAATTCTGTTAAAGACTTTCTGTTCTCCTATTTTTTATCGTATATTAAGAACAGTGGGCCCATTAAGAATGAGGAGTTGATAAGGGAGTGGAGGAGTCTGGCTGAGTACAGTGATTTGAAGCTGATTGTCAATGATTTTAATGGAATCACTGATGTCAgaaattttcttcttcaatcattgaagttcgTGGCTGTTGGAAATTATATTTGTATACCAGCACTGCTGCCAGGGGCTTATGCACTCGCTGGTGAGGAGACGGAGCTCAGGGTGATGGAGATGATGGAGAAGAAAACGATTGATCTCAGTAGTGGACACTTAAAGAGGAGGAAGAATATGGAGGTCAAGAAGAAAGCTGAGAGTTGTAATCAAGGTGTGATTAAGACTGAGACGGTGGAAGGTGGAGATGATCCAGTCgagaatgataaattattggtGAATGTTGATGATTGTCTGCACGAGATGATGGAGGAGACGGATGAGGACGACTGCAGCATCGCTGCTGAGTCGGTAAATTCGAGTGATGGAAATATGAGCTTTCAGACACCTGTGAAGAGGATGAAAATTGAAGAGGTGGAGGAGAACGTGGGCTTCGAGGCGACGAAGGATTTGGAAGAGATGAAAGGAGAGCCGGTGAAAGAGGAAGATGAGAATGAGAGTGATGAAATGGTCAAACGAatggatgattctgataagGAAGAGATGAGTGAACAAATTTCAGGGGGAGTTCAGGGGAGCTCCAAGATGCCTGAGGTGATCACAAAGCTGCAGACAGACGAGGTCAAGGAAGGAAAGAATGTGGAGACAACAGATCAAGAGGAGGATAAGGAAGTACATGAGCGTTGCATCGTTGAGGCCGAGTCTGAGGGGACCCTAGATGATCAGGATGATCTGCCCTGGGATGGTAAGCCCCAGGTCTCAATCAAAGACGCTGATACTCGTAATAAACATACGAATTGCAGATGCGAGAAACTCTCTGATCAAGAAGCTAGGATGAAATACCTCGAGGAGAAGGTCCAATGGTATGAAGCGGAGCTTCGTAGATGTGATGCGAAATTGCGAATGAATGCGGACGAACAACTTGACTCTAATGAAAAACTTCAGATGACTGAAGAGAAACTACATGAGACTGGAGACAAGCTTCAAAAATCTTATGGCGAACTGGAGACGATGAAAATGAAACTCAAGGAGACTGAGGACATGCTGATGAGCACTAGAGACAATGTTGACAGCATTCAGAAGGATTTGAAAATCAAACAAGAAATGCACACGGAGATGATGCGGCAGATGTCGAAGAAAGTTCAGGATTATGAGTTCAATTACAATCTTAACTTGATCACTTGCAAAATCGATATAATCCAGAGTCAATACGCCACTATAGCTAAACTCAATCACTTTGTGTATCAGattacaaataattatttgaatgttCAGTGGACAGAGTGGTCAGATCTACTGGCGAAGCTCGAGAGGATGCGTTCAGATCTTGAGAATGAGCACAGAAATCTGACGACGTCGATGAAATCGAATAGCTCGAGTGAAGAGGAAGAGCTAGCATTCAGGACCTACATGAACTCCATCAATTTACCGCCCCTGCCCCAGAGAAATATTCACGATTTCATGGAATTAGCAGGAAAAATGTTGACAAACCATTACCAACAGCTGACAATTAATTATGGTCGAGCTGTTGGGCCTGGTTTTACTGCGGGTTCACCACTGTTTCCAGTCTGGTATCAGACACCGCCTCGTTTTCCACCACAATCCCCACTGCTCCCTCACATAGCACAGGTTCCACTTCCTGGGTACACAGCACCTCCCTATATGGGGCCGATATTTCCAAGGGATGCGACAACTTATGGGGGCACTCCTCTCATCATGACTGACGCTATACCAAATCAATCAGCGACACCACCATTGGCGCAGATGTTTAATGATCACAGGAAGAACACTAAGGTGACGACAGGAAATCTTGAGTCAGTTTCCAGTGATGATAATTCTAAAAAGAGAGATGAGAGTAGATCAGAGAATGCCGATGGTCCCGAAGCAGAGGCTGTTGATGTGAAGGAACAGCTGAATGGACACCATATGACTGGAACGCAAGATGTTAAGCCCCAGATGGTGCCTTCTTTCCCAGTTGCTACAGCAACAACTAAAGAACCtcctaaaattaattttccaacggCTCCACAACCGATGATTAACACACCTCAACTCATTTCGAAAGCTCCGGTACAAGATCACGTGCAAACATCTGCTCTAAAGCCTCAAGAACCATTTTCAGCGAGCGTTTCTGCTTCAGCTGTGAAGTCACCTGAAGAAATGAAATCTGTCTTGGTGATGCCATCTGTTCCCTCCACCTCTTCACAACCTCCGGCTTCGACATTCAATGTGGCTCTAAGGGTTCCAGTTGAAATCGACCGAGCTGTTCCTACTCGACCAATGAAACCTGAAGATTCAGCATCAAAGTTTATATCGTCTGTAGTTTTAGCTTCGTCATCACCAGTGAAGAAGACATCGCAAGCAGATGCTGTTTACAAGCAGATGCAGCCACTTTCACCTGTTCCCAAAGTCAGAGTTTCCCAGAGTATGCCAGTGGCTCCCTCAGTGAAGGAACGATTGAAAAGACTTGATCTCCAGGCAGCCAAAGTCTCTCCAGCACCAGCTCTTCATCAGCCACTGACGAAAGCCAAATTGTCAGATCCATCCCTTCCTCCTCTTCATCCACTAAGTATTCACCAAACTGAGGTGAGCACCAACGATGTACCTGTCAATGGAGCGACTGTTGTCATGAAACGAAAGATGCAGAGTAAGGACAAACTGCTGCAGATCCTTCGTAATAAACATCCTGGAGTTCTGGAATATGATCTCCTCTGGAGTATTGAAATTGTGAGGCAGAAACACAATCACTCGCTGACTGGATTGCCTATGGTTCAGATTATCGCCGAGGCTGATAAACTCATTCATTCCAGGCAGAAGCTCCAGTTGCTTTCTTATACCTCCAGCAACAAGACGACTTATGTCAAGAACCAGGGGATCTACGTTACGGTGCACCCAGAAAGACTGAGAAATGATTCCACCAGCTCGACACCTTCTG TATCGTCCTTCCATCGAGAGCCTGTTGCAAAGAAGAATCCTTGGGGCCAGCCCCAGAATGTTTCCTGGACCAAAGAATTCCCAGAAGTTGACTGTGTCATCTGCTGGGAGACCCTAACCTCCGAAGGAACCAAACCAATGTATACTCTCAAGTGTCAACACACATTCCACAAGACATGCCTGATCACTTGGTTCAAGCAGAATAGATCATGCCCCACTTGCAGAATCCACTCGACAATTGATGACGATTTTCCTCCACTCCCTTAA
- the LOC135161405 gene encoding uncharacterized protein LOC135161405, which produces MSQSSYSRVKKYRHFHQLKKKESVNVEGAKEKTPDYSERNNADEEEVSLPTANEITIRSGSIVDQISGDVDVRHLDDNASACGDSWSGGDGDCGSYKHLNDCISESNSSVGDRDEPILGGSGCDGDSDDIDNDFNKVFTDSIGDKNTQTLDKLEPRGMEQKINQWAVKFRRATTAEAIDELLAILRSEGYTSIPKTTRQLLQTPHCRHLTTMRGVHEIPGEFIYLGIASGLRKIISTQIYRENDISLLVHIDGMQVYRNAKKEIWPISIKIQHPNYTTKPFAAAIYCGDGKPLSATEFMTDFVEEANELQENGLRIDDKVFEVKIVAIVADSPARAFICCHKAPGAFYACGRCFTKGITVGCGRRGKRIYPVTNANLRTKVSYETRVQPEHHYEGSVSPLLSLDRFDLTKQVPLDLMHLFYSGNMKWLLDKWLTRSSAQRIKLADVRRLDEF; this is translated from the exons atgtctcagagttcatattcacgggttaaaaaatacagacattttcatcaactgaagaaaaaagaatctgtaaacgtagaaggcgctaaagaaaaaactccggattacagtgaacgcaataatgccgatgaggaagaggttagtttgccaacagccaatgaaataactatccgtagtggatctattgtggatcaaattagtggagatgtcgatgttcgacatctcgatgataatgctagtgcttgtggtgatagttggtcgggtggtgatggtgattgtggctcgtataagcatcttaatgattgcatcagtgaatccaatagcagcgttggagacagggatgaaccaattcttgggggctcaggttgtgatggtgattcagatgacattgacaatgatttcaacaaagtattcactgacagcattggagacaagaatacacaaactctggacaaattggaaccgcggggaatggagcaaaaaattaatcaatgggcagtgaaattcagaagagctacaacagcagaagcaatcgatgaattgttagccattttaagaagtgaaggttacacatcaatacccaagactacacggcagcttttgcaaactccccattgcagacacctaacaaccatgagaggagttcatgagattccaggtgaattcatttatttgggaatcgcctcgggactcagaaaaataatttcaactcaaatttatcgagaaaacgacatttctcttctggttcatattgacggtatgcaggtataccggaatgctaagaaggaaatttggccaatttcaataaaaatacagcatccaaattacactaccaaaccctttgctgccgcgatttattgtggggatgggaaaccattatcagccacagaattcatgactgattttgttgaagaggccaatgaactccaagaaaatggtttgcgcattgatgacaaggtttttgaggtgaaaattgtagcaatagtggctgattcgccagctcgagcattcatttgctgccacaaagctcctggagccttctatgcctgtggaaggtgtttcaccaagggcattacagtaggttgtggaagacgaggaaaacgcatatatccagtgaccaatgcaaatttacgcactaaagtatcctacgagacgcgagttcaaccagaacatcattatgaaggttctgtgtccccgctgctctctttggatagattcgatctgacaaaacaagtgccattagatttaatgcatttattctattctggtaatatgaaatggctgctggataaatggctaacgagaagttcagcccagaggatcaaattagctgatgttcgtcggcttgatg aattttaa
- the LOC135161361 gene encoding UDP-N-acetylglucosamine transferase subunit ALG14 homolog, translating to MIMLTITCAVPLILGLFTRILYLILIDRGRIPNERKIIKTLIVLGSGGHTTEMLRIVRHLDISKYTPRVYIHAQTDEMSPVKLGDIEEHREDWKVLPLIRSRQVGQSYFTSIATTLIAFFHALRLLLSENPDLILCNGPGTGVPVCLGSLFLKIFFFNRTRIIFVESFCRVKTLSLSGKILFFVADHLIVQWPELCSNNSKFVHLVK from the coding sequence ATGATTATGCTCACGATCACCTGCGCTGTCCCCCTGATCCTCGGGCTATTCACAAGGATACTCTACCTGATCCTCATTGATCGCGGAAGAATCCCCAATgaacgaaaaattattaaaacgtTGATAGTCCTCGGTTCCGGGGGTCACACTACAGAGATGTTGCGCATAGTCAGGCACCTAGACATTTCTAAATACACTCCACGAGTCTACATTCACGCACAAACCGATGAAATGTCCCCAGTGAAGCTGGGTGACATCGAGGAACACCGAGAGGACTGGAAAGTTCTTCCACTAATCAGAAGTAGACAAGTTGGACAGTCCTACTTCACTAGCATTGCAACCACCCTCATTGCGTTTTTTCACGCTTTGAGGTTATTGTTGTCTGAAAATCCTGACTTAATACTCTGCAATGGCCCTGGTACTGGGGTACCCGTGTGCCTCGGCTCACTCTTCCTcaagatatttttcttcaatcgaACGAGAATAATATTCGTCGAGAGCTTTTGCAGAGTCAAGACTTTATCACTTTCcgggaaaattttgtttttcgttgCGGATCATCTGATTGTACAGTGGCCCGAGCTTTGTAGCAACAATTCCAAATTTGTGCATCTAGTTAAATGA